ACCCGACAATTATCTTAGCTGATGAACCAACAGGCGCATTAGATTCGAAGACGAGTGCACAAATTATGGACCTTCTAGTTGAATTAAACGAGGAAGGAAAAACGGTCATTATCGTCACGCATGAAGAAGAAATTGCGGCCTATGCGAATCGAGTCATTACATTAAAAGATGGGTTGATCATCGACGATCGGGGGCAGACAGCGTGAGTATTTGGGAAAGTTTTAAAATAGCGCTCTCCTCGATTTGGAATCATAAAATCCGTTCGATTTTGACGATGTTAGGGATTATTATCGGTGTCGGCGCGGTCATTATCATCGTTGCGATTGGAGAAGGTGCAAAGAAACAAATTGCGGAAGACGTATTCAGCACAGACAAAAATGCGATCGAATTGCACTACGCACCAATATATTCAGAAGATGAACAAGATTTTTTTTGGAATGAACCTCCTTTATCCGGAGAAGATTTAACCTTACTTGAGGACTTACCCGGCGTGAAGTCAATTATTGGCACAAACCAAGGCTGGGGGATGCTTGCGCATAATGAACAACAGGCTGAAGTGACGATTACAGGGATTGACGAAAATTACATGGTTGCAAAAGACCTTCAAATGCTGGAAGGCAGACCGTTTAACGTACGGGATAGCGAAGGGGTGAATCGTGTTGTCCTTATTGATTCAGTGACGCGAGAATACTTTTTTGCAGACGATGAAGAAGTTATCGGTGAAATTATTGACATACAAGATAATCCGTATAAAGTTGTCGGTGTTTACAAGTCGACCATACCAGAAGAATGGCTTCAGTATGATGATTTTATGAGTGGTGAAGTCTTAATGCCGAGAATGCTCGTGTCGATGATGTATGGCAGTCGGGAAGTGGAACAGGTTTCTGTCATTGCAGATTCACCGGACAACGTGACAGAGACAGGTCAATTAGTTGCCGACACTTTAACGGAAAATAAACAAATAGAAGACGGCATGTATATGATCAATGACTTCTCCGAATATGAGGCAGAGCTCGAAGGATTTTACACAACGATCACATTGTTTATCGGCAGCATCGCCGGAATTTCATTATTAGTCGGTGGGATTGGGGTTATGAACATTATGCTCGTCTCAGTTACTGAACGAACCCGCGAAATTGGTTTGAGAAAAGCGTTAGGGGCGACAAGAGGGAGAATCTTACTTCAGTTTTTAATCGAATCGGTTACGTTAACATCCTTAGGCGGCCTCATTGGCATTGGTTTTGCAGCGGCGGCGACTTTCATAGCTTCTCAATTATTACCTTTCGATGCAATCATTAGTCCAGTCGTTGTTTTAATTGGATTTCTATTCTCAGCTTTTATCGGCGTTATCTTTGGTGTATTGCCCGCAAATAAAGCATCCAAACTGAGTCCAATTGACGCGTTACGTTATGAATAAATAAAACGATTTGCCCGCCAAACAGACGGTGGGCAAGTCGTTTTATATCTTCCAAGCAATATAATTCCCTTTTCCAAAAAAATATTGCATACTATTAATTAGTATGAATTCAAGATAGTTTTTCGAGAAATCATATAAAAATAGAAAAGGGAGTTTTATAACATGGCAATTAAAGTAAAGGCAATTATCGGGAGTACTAGTTCCACTTCATTTAACTTAAAGCTAGTTGAATATATGAGACAACGTTATGCGGATAAATTAGAAATCACACCTGTTTTCTTAAACAATTTGGAAATGTACGGAGTCGACAATGAAAACAGTCCATCAGATGATGTAGTAGATTTTAAAGCGGAAATTAAAGATTCCGATGCAGTCCTATTTGCAGTTCCAGAATATAACTTCTCCATTCCGGCACCTTTGAAAAATGCAATTGATTGGTTATCACGCGGCGGTGACTTCTTGTTAAGTGGAAAACCTGCATTCATTGTTGGTTCATCAATGGGTGTTTTAGGAAGTGTTCGCGCACAACTACACTTGCGTGAAATCTTATCAAACCCAGCTTTAGCACCGAAGATTTTACCAGGAAACGAAGTGTATATCGGTTCAATCCATGAGAAAATAAACGAAGCAGGCGAATTAACAGACGAGGCAACAATTGCTTTCCTGGACCAAGTCGTCGAAAACTTTGTAGCTTTTTATAATGAAACAAAAGCAACAGTAATTGCATAATTTAATCAGATTACCTTAATCGTATCGACTATAGATTCAGGTTAAATAACAAGCAAAAAAGCACATCACTGGTGTGCTTTTTTTAATATTGTTTAACTACTCGCCTTTATTTTGATTTCTAGTATATACCAAATATTTCCTGTTTCAAGCCTCATGGGGCTGGGTATAACAGGTTTATCAATGTCGGGACTATCTCGTTGTCTGACATTGACAATCGTCCAGAAAGGGGAACTCCGGTACATCATCATGAGAAGTCTAACAGATGAAGAACTTATTAAGGCATATTTTCAGGCTAAGAAATTAGGGCTTGATCCTAATTTTATTCAACTACTAGAATCAGCACTCAAACGACGCCAAATCTATATGTATAAAGGCAGAGAAAAATAAAGGAAGTAGCCGTACTATTCAGGAAAAGGTTGTTCTAAAGCGATATATGGAATAACCTTTTTCTGTGTACAGACGTATGAAGGCTAATGTGTAAACCGCAACCTTGCACGTTTGTTTTTCACAAATCGGAACGTCTCTTGGATAAACTCCGTATAGTAGAATAATGACAAGATGTGCGTTCAGTTGACAAGGTGTTGTCGGTTTATTCGAAAATAAGCATTTTATTGACACAACGGGCCGATTTTCATGTACGCTATAATAGATGATAGATAATGATGGAGGTTTGAATCATGGACAACAAGATAGAAAGTTTCAAATCCGTTATGGGGAATTATCCAACGGGCGTCACTGTCGTAACAGCATTCAACGAACAAAATGAGCCGATGGGATTAACGGTAAACTCATTTGCTTCTGTATCGCTAGATCCTTTGCTTATTTTATGGTCAATTGATAAAAATGCAGGTTCCTATGATGACTTTTTAAAAGTCGAGCGTTTCTCAGTGAATATTTTAGCCGCTGATCAAGGAGATATCTGTCAGTTATTCGCAAGTCGTGTTGCAGATCGATTTGCACAATGTGAGTGGGAAAAGTCAGAATTAAGCTTACCAGTTCTGAAAGATTCATTAGCTACTTTACAATGTAAAGTTCATCAGAAAGTGGAAGCTGGCGACCATACAATTATGATCGGTGAAGTAGTAGATATCCAAAACAATGACAAAAATCCTCTTCTCTATCATAAACGTACTTTTGGCCAAATTCCTGAAACGTTTTATCCACAATCTTAATTTTCAAAGCCGTCCAACGCGTGTCTATTTGACTGGTTGGACGGCTTTTTATTTTTCAAGCAAAACGAAGCTTGCGAATTAACGAGCCGTTTGTTGATAGGCATTGCGTTTTAATTTCGCAAAGACTTGTTTCAAATCCGCGATTAGATCATCGCAATCTTCTATGCCGACAGAAAAACGCAGTAGTTTATTACAAACCCCGCGACGTAATCGGTCTTCTTCCGGCATGCTCATATGGGTTTGTGTAGTTGGATACGTGATGAAACTTTCAACGCCACCAAGACTTTCGGCGAAAGTAATGAGTTTTAGATTTTGCAGAAAGGGATTGACCCACTCGCTTTTTTGAAGACGAAACGATACCATCCCGCCTTGCCCCGCATATAACACATCTTTCACAAGTGGCTCTGTTTTTAAATAAGCCACAATTTCTTTTGCATTTTTATCATGTTGTTTCATTCTTAAATGGAGCGTTTTCAGCCCCCGAATCGTTAGCCAGGCATCCGTAGGGGAAAGAACTGCACCAATCGTATTATGATTCGCGCCTAATTGCTGGCAAAGTGCATCCCCTTTGGCAACAACGAGTCCTGCGAGTACATCATTATGACCGCCAATATATTTGGTTGCACTGTGTAAAACAATATGTGCACCAAGTTCAATCGGTCTTTGGAAATACGGCGTGAGAAACGTATTGTCTACGATAAGGAGTAACTGATACTTTTCAGCAAGTGCCGCGTACGCTTGAATGTCAATCGTTTCCATAAGTGGATTTGTTGGGGTTTCAATAAATAGCGCTTTTGTTTTTGGCGTAATACATGCTTCTACCTCGGCAACACTAGCAAAATCAGTATAGGTCGTTTGAATTGAATACAAATCTGCGTAATCATCGAGTAAACGGTATGTGCCGCCGTAAATATCTTCAGGTACAATGAGTTCATCGCCCGAACGAAACAATGACAGTACGAGCTGAATGGCGGCCATACCGGAGCTACAGGCAAACCCTGCATCACCACTTTCTAAATTGGCGATGCCTTCTTCTAAAAGGGCACGCGTAGGATTTTTGGTTCGCGAATAATCATAACCCGTGGATTCTCCAATGCCGGTATGTTCAAAAGCTGTCGATAAATAAATTGGGGCACTGACCGCACCTGTTTTGGCATCACTGCGATTTCCTAATTGGACAAGTTGAGTGGCTAACTGATTGTTTTTCATTAA
This window of the Sporosarcina ureilytica genome carries:
- a CDS encoding ABC transporter permease — protein: MSIWESFKIALSSIWNHKIRSILTMLGIIIGVGAVIIIVAIGEGAKKQIAEDVFSTDKNAIELHYAPIYSEDEQDFFWNEPPLSGEDLTLLEDLPGVKSIIGTNQGWGMLAHNEQQAEVTITGIDENYMVAKDLQMLEGRPFNVRDSEGVNRVVLIDSVTREYFFADDEEVIGEIIDIQDNPYKVVGVYKSTIPEEWLQYDDFMSGEVLMPRMLVSMMYGSREVEQVSVIADSPDNVTETGQLVADTLTENKQIEDGMYMINDFSEYEAELEGFYTTITLFIGSIAGISLLVGGIGVMNIMLVSVTERTREIGLRKALGATRGRILLQFLIESVTLTSLGGLIGIGFAAAATFIASQLLPFDAIISPVVVLIGFLFSAFIGVIFGVLPANKASKLSPIDALRYE
- a CDS encoding NADPH-dependent FMN reductase, with amino-acid sequence MAIKVKAIIGSTSSTSFNLKLVEYMRQRYADKLEITPVFLNNLEMYGVDNENSPSDDVVDFKAEIKDSDAVLFAVPEYNFSIPAPLKNAIDWLSRGGDFLLSGKPAFIVGSSMGVLGSVRAQLHLREILSNPALAPKILPGNEVYIGSIHEKINEAGELTDEATIAFLDQVVENFVAFYNETKATVIA
- a CDS encoding sporulation histidine kinase inhibitor Sda — its product is MRSLTDEELIKAYFQAKKLGLDPNFIQLLESALKRRQIYMYKGREK
- a CDS encoding flavin reductase family protein, with protein sequence MDNKIESFKSVMGNYPTGVTVVTAFNEQNEPMGLTVNSFASVSLDPLLILWSIDKNAGSYDDFLKVERFSVNILAADQGDICQLFASRVADRFAQCEWEKSELSLPVLKDSLATLQCKVHQKVEAGDHTIMIGEVVDIQNNDKNPLLYHKRTFGQIPETFYPQS
- a CDS encoding methionine biosynthesis PLP-dependent protein, with protein sequence MKNNQLATQLVQLGNRSDAKTGAVSAPIYLSTAFEHTGIGESTGYDYSRTKNPTRALLEEGIANLESGDAGFACSSGMAAIQLVLSLFRSGDELIVPEDIYGGTYRLLDDYADLYSIQTTYTDFASVAEVEACITPKTKALFIETPTNPLMETIDIQAYAALAEKYQLLLIVDNTFLTPYFQRPIELGAHIVLHSATKYIGGHNDVLAGLVVAKGDALCQQLGANHNTIGAVLSPTDAWLTIRGLKTLHLRMKQHDKNAKEIVAYLKTEPLVKDVLYAGQGGMVSFRLQKSEWVNPFLQNLKLITFAESLGGVESFITYPTTQTHMSMPEEDRLRRGVCNKLLRFSVGIEDCDDLIADLKQVFAKLKRNAYQQTAR